A single Vigna radiata var. radiata cultivar VC1973A chromosome 8, Vradiata_ver6, whole genome shotgun sequence DNA region contains:
- the LOC106771798 gene encoding protein RDM16 isoform X2, translating to MQKELAEKLKKIPQLNKSSTQNLQGDSKLGSKGESTVPSSIAGVTSKTSTSTSLGPVANMSIFPSTAPATFANSLASGTSATGIANVPNLEAVRRAQELAARLGFHPDPQFAPLINTFPGHILTDVAIPQKPTKAPVLRLDAQGREIDEHGNVVNVTKPSNLSTLKVNINKQKKDAFEILKPVLDIDPESDPHFDERMGINKTKLLRPKRMNFQFVEEGKWSRDAESIKLKSKFGEAQAKEHRAKQAQLAKAKAAPDINPNLIEITERVVIKEKPKDQIPEIEWWDVPLLHAGNYGDIDNGIIGEDKLKMEKFTIYVEHPRPIEPPAEPAPPPPQPLKLTKQEQKKLRTQRRIAKEKDRQEMIRQGVIEPPKPKVKISNLMKVLGTEATQDPTRLEKEVRSAAAEREQAHIDRNIARKLTPAELREKKERKLFDDPNTLETLVSLYKINDLSHPKSRFRVDVNAQENRLTGCAVICDGISIVVVEGGSKSIKRYGKLMLRRINWSDVSKEKEEDEDSDDDKTVNKCVLVWQGSVAKPSFNRFSVHDCITEAAGRKVFVDAGVPHYWDLAVNYVDDEAV from the exons ATGCAGAAAGAGTTGGCAGAAAAACTGAAGAAAATTCCTCAG TTGAATAAGAGTTCTACCCAAAATTTGCAAGGAGACTCAAAGTTGGGTTCAAAGGGTGAATCTACAGTGCCCTCTTCCATTGCTGGAGTCACATCAAAAACTTCCACCTCAACTTCTCTCGGCCCAGTTGCAAATATGTCAATTTTCCCATCAACTGCCCCTGCTACTTTTGCAAATTCTCTGGCTAGTGGCACTAGCGCTACTGGAATTGCAAATGTACCCAACCTTGAAGCTGTCAGGCGTGCTCAAGAGCTTGCTGCCAGGCTGGGATTTCATCCAGATCCACAATTTGCTCCTCTAATAAATACGTTTCCTGGTCATATATTAACAGATGTTGCCATCCCACAGAAACCCACTAAGGCCCCTGTTCTTCGTCTTGATGCTCAAGGACGGGAAATAGATGAACATGGAAATGTTGTGAATGTGACTAAGCCCAGCAACCTTAGCACATTAAAG GTCAACATTAACAAACAGAAGAAAGACGCATTTGAAATACTAAAACCTGTATTGGATATCGATCCTGAATCTGATCCTCATTTTGATGAAAGGATGggtattaataaaacaaagctCCTGCGACCGAAGAGGATGAATTTCCAGTTTGTGGAGGAAGGAAAATGGTCACGAGATGCTGAATCGATAAAATTGAAG AGTAAATTTGGAGAAGCTCAAGCAAAAGAGCACAGGGCCAAACAAGCACAGTTGGCAAAGGCAAAGGCTGCTCCTGATATAAATCCAAACTTAATAGAAATTACAGAGAGAGTTGTAATTAAGGAAAAACCCAAGGACCAAATTCCAGAAATTGAATGGTG GGACGTGCCTCTTCTGCATGCTGGAAATTATGGTGACATTGACAATGGAATCATAGGTGAAGATAAACTGAAAATGGAAAAGTTCACTATTTATGTGGAGCATCCTCGACCAATTGAACCACCTGCTGAGCCTGCCCCTCCACCACCTCAACCACTCAAACTAACTAAGCAAGAACAGAAGAAACTCCGGACACAGAGACGAATAGCTAAGGAGAAGGATCGACAGGAGATGATTAGACAGGGTGTCATAGAACCGCCAAAACCAAAGGTCAAAATTAGCAATTTAATGAAAGTACTTGGCACTGAAGCAACTCAAGACCCTACTCGGCTTGAAAAAGAAGTCCGTAGTGCAGCTGCTGAACGTGAACAGGCTCACATAGATAGAAACATTGCACGCAAGCTTACTCCTGCTGAGCTGCGggagaaaaaggaaaggaagcTGTTTGATGACCCAAATACACTGGAGACTCTTGTCTCTCTTTACAAGATAAATGATCTCTCACATCCGAAGTCCCGCTTCAGAGTTGATGTTAATGCTCAAGAGAACCGTTTGACTGGATGTGCTGTAATCTGCGATGGTATTAGTATTGTTGTGGTTGAGGGtggaagcaagtcgattaagaGGTATGGGAAACTTATGCTCAGGCGTATTAATTGGAGTGATgtttcaaaagagaaagaagaagatgaagattcaGATGATGATAAGACTGTCAATAAGTGTGTTCTGGTGTGGCAAGGAAGTGTTGCGAAACCCAGCTTCAATAGGTTCAGCGTTCATGATTGCATCACTGAAGCAGCCGGCCGTAAAGTTTTTGTGGATGCTGGTGTTCCTCATTATTGGGACCTAGCTGTGAATTACGTAGACGATGAAGCTGTTTGA